A portion of the Maridesulfovibrio bastinii DSM 16055 genome contains these proteins:
- a CDS encoding nucleoside deaminase: MLKNNLIQLIGDAPQNPPEKISWQEMIEVAFNQACMASANNEVPVGAALFSGNGDLIATGQNRPIQGNDPTSHAEIECLREACRITQNYRIPAGSILAVTLEPCIMCMGAIIHARVSGIVFGAYDKKAGALISNLSPSDINFLNHKVWAVGGISENKCRELLQSFFLRRRKRPN, from the coding sequence ATGTTGAAAAATAATCTTATCCAGCTGATAGGGGATGCGCCCCAAAATCCACCCGAAAAAATAAGCTGGCAGGAAATGATTGAAGTTGCTTTCAATCAGGCCTGCATGGCTTCAGCAAATAATGAAGTTCCTGTGGGAGCAGCTTTATTTTCTGGAAACGGAGATTTGATTGCAACAGGCCAGAACCGCCCGATTCAAGGCAATGATCCCACTTCGCATGCTGAAATAGAATGTCTGCGTGAGGCCTGCCGTATCACCCAAAATTACAGGATTCCGGCAGGGTCGATTCTCGCCGTAACACTTGAACCATGCATAATGTGCATGGGAGCTATTATCCATGCAAGAGTCAGTGGTATTGTTTTCGGTGCATACGACAAAAAAGCAGGAGCACTCATATCTAATCTGAGTCCATCAGACATAAACTTTTTAAACCATAAAGTATGGGCTGTTGGTGGAATTTCCGAAAATAAATGCAGGGAATTACTGCAAAGCTTTTTCTTACGCCGGAGAAAAAGACCCAATTGA